In bacterium, the following proteins share a genomic window:
- a CDS encoding VOC family protein: MRLRQIALVASELDPVVERLCAVLGIEVGFNDPGVREFGLVNAVMPIGDTFLEVVVPDREGTTAGRLIERRNGDGGYMVIVQSQARDEDRKRVDALGVRVVWEAHLSDAHAIHLHPRDVGGAILSLDWMDPPSSWRWGGPNWQAKARTDVAREIVGADVQAEDPAAMATRWAEVMGQKAPTKEDQHFRIDLDEGGFVRFHAPRDERGEGVSGFTVSAADPTHIQSEAEKLGCVNDACELQICGVRIGIA; the protein is encoded by the coding sequence ATGCGACTGCGCCAGATAGCCCTCGTCGCAAGCGAGTTGGATCCGGTCGTCGAACGCCTTTGTGCGGTGCTCGGGATCGAGGTGGGCTTCAACGACCCGGGCGTCCGCGAGTTCGGTTTGGTGAACGCCGTGATGCCGATCGGCGACACCTTCCTCGAGGTGGTCGTGCCGGACCGGGAAGGCACGACAGCCGGCCGCCTCATCGAACGCCGAAACGGCGACGGCGGCTACATGGTGATCGTGCAGAGCCAGGCACGCGACGAGGATCGAAAACGCGTCGATGCATTGGGCGTGCGGGTCGTGTGGGAGGCCCACCTTTCGGATGCCCACGCCATCCACTTGCACCCGCGCGACGTGGGCGGTGCCATTCTCTCCCTCGACTGGATGGATCCGCCGAGTTCCTGGAGATGGGGCGGCCCGAACTGGCAAGCCAAGGCGCGCACCGATGTAGCTCGCGAAATCGTCGGCGCCGATGTGCAGGCCGAGGATCCCGCCGCCATGGCAACCCGGTGGGCCGAGGTCATGGGCCAGAAGGCGCCCACGAAGGAGGATCAACACTTCCGCATCGATCTGGACGAGGGCGGATTCGTGCGATTTCACGCGCCACGAGATGAACGCGGCGAAGGGGTTTCCGGTTTTACCGTCTCCGCCGCAGACCCAACGCACATTCAGAGCGAGGCCGAGAAGCTCGGCTGCGTGAACGACGCTTGCGAATTGCAGATCTGCGGCGTGCGGATCGGCATCGCATGA